The Tardibacter chloracetimidivorans region CCGAAGGGCGGTTTGAACCCGGCTCGACGCATGACGTTGGTGATCATCGTTGAGACCACCACCGGGGCATAGCGATCATTGAAGTGGTCATGCCAGAAGAGCCCGGACCGCGGATCCTGCGGGGCGCCGGCGCGCCGCCTTGCATCGATATAGGCCCGTAATTCGGCCATGACGCTGCCGGTTAGCGGCAAGATCCTGGTCTTGTAGAACTTCGTTTCCCGGATCGTGATCGTGTCCGATTGAAGGTCCACGTCACCCAGATCAAGCCCGGCGAGTTCACTACGGCGCAGTCCGGCACAATAGGCCAGAACCACCATCGTGTAGAGGGCCATAGGCCGCAGCGGAGCATCCGGCGACGGATACGAGCGGGCAACATCGAGCAACCGCCGGACGTCGGCCGGACTGAAGATATGCGGCCGTCGATGCTCGCGCGCCACTTCCCGCTCCGACCGGGCGTTGAAGCGTTTTGGCGGGATTCTGGGATCAAGGCGATACCGCGCCTTGGTCAGGATGCGCCCCAGCTTCTGACATTCAGCCGCGTGGTTGCGGGTCGGCTTGGCAGTTGCCCAGCGCGCCAGCATTGTCTCAAGCGATGCCCCGGCAAGTTCGGGGTTCGCCTGGAGGAACCGATCGAACCGCAATAGCCAGTGAGCCTGGGTCTCATACTGATAGCCCCGGCTGCGCATCAACGCGACATGCTCGCGCATGAAGTCCCCCAGCACGCTGCCGTAGGGCGCAGGCCGTCGCAATGCGGCCAGGGCTTCGTCGGGATTGGGGGAAGCGAGAGCCCGCCAGATCGGCTTGTTTTGTTTGGCGTTGTACTGACGACGAAGCACGGCAACGGGATTCTCGGCGATCAGCCCGATTTCGACGAGGTGTTCGAGGAAGCGATCGACAATGCAGACCTGGTTGAGCAGCGTCGGCATTCGCCAACGTTTTTCCATTTCCTTCAGCCAGACGTCGAGCATCTGCCGGTCAACCGCCGGATGACGTCGGGCTACATCCTCGAAGCTGCGAAGGAACCAGCGATAAGTCGGTCTGCTTCCCGGCCGGAACTGCGATTTTTCCAAGAAGGCGTCAACAACGGTGCAATCGGGATCGTGCCAGGCGCTCATGACAGCATCTCCGAGCCGGGTACATCGAGCGCCACGGCTCGGAGATCATCTGTCGCCAGCTTGAGATAGGCATTGGTGGATTCGATTGATCGATGCCCGAGCACGTCGCCGATGATCTTTTGCGGGACCGACGCCCGCAGTAGTTCGACCGCTCGCGCGTGGCGGAAGACATGCGCTCCTCGCTTTCCCGGCGGCTCGACGCCTGCGGCTGCTAACCGCCCGCGGATCATGCCGTACAGGTTTGTCATTGCGATGTAGGGCGCGCAGGATCGGATGAAGATTTCCCGCCCCTCGACCTGGGGGCGCCCATGACGCAGATAGTCGAGCAGCGCCTCACCAACCGGCGCCAATAGCGGCATGTAGGAGTACGCATTGGTCTTGGTGTGACGGATACGCAGGGATTCTCCGCGCCAGTTCACGTCTTCAAGCCGAAGGCGGCAGATCTCACCTTCGCGCAACCCATATGTGGCAAGCAGTTGAAGTACCGCAAAATCGCGCATTCCTCGCGGCGATCCGTCCTTCTTCGTCGTCGCCAACACCGCGGCGATTTGGCTCTTGTCCAACGTCGAGGGCACGTCTTCATAGGCGTAGAGCATGGGGCCGATGATGTGCGGCGTGAGATCAGTCGGGATACGTCCCGTCCGATGCAGATAGCGCACCACCGACCGGAGCCGCTCAGCGACGTCGGCCAATGATTTGCGCCGTAATCCAGGCGCGCGCATGTCCATGTAGAGATCGACCTCCACGATGCTCAACGTGCCGAGGCTGGCAGCACCGCCCCGTTCGAACCGCCATCGCAGGAAGTTCCGTGCCTCCCACATAAGCGCCGCGATGGTAGCGCTTGCCAGACCGCGCTCGTCGCGCAGCCATGCCTCGTATTCGCAGCAGATCGCCTGCCGATACGCGGTTTCCGGTTCGGTCATCTCCGGCTCGGGCGGCCATTTGCCTTGGGCAAGCCGGAGCAGCTTGTTGATCGACGTGCGGGGCAACATCTGCCAGCGCGCACAGGGAGGCCGGCCGTACTGGGCTTCGAAATCCCGAATTGCATAGGCAAAATACTGATCGACCTGCGCGGGCGTCACAGTTTCTACCTGCATGTCGCACTCGGCCAGATAATCGAGAAACGCGCGGGCGTAGAGGCGATGGTTCGCTACGACCACCGGGTTGTAATTCTGCGTCGTGAGCAAATTCGAGAGTTCGGCGATCAACTCGTCGTGCAATTTCAACATGCTTTTATCCTCAGCTGGTTCAGAGACCGCCGAGGTTCGCAACCAAAATAATGCGCAGCAACATCGCACGAACAACACAGGAATTCGGCGCTTAGGCCGCGTTCCTTCACATTATCGCGACCTCGCGATAATCGATCTTATGCGCAGCTGCGCATAAGACCTGCCACGCGTCCGCATAGGTGTCGTAGATCTCGATCTGCGCGGCGGTCAGCTCATGGCGCAGAATGTCATATTCGACACCTGCGAAGCTCAGTGCGCGGGCCATGTAGAGGCCGGTGGCCTTGAGATCGCGCGCGACCAGCTCCATCGCGGCGATCCCGCCTTTGCTGATGCTGCTGATGAACTGCTCCCGGTCGGGGAAGGCGGTCCCTGGGCCCCAGAGCCCCAGTCGGACCGCATAAGCGAGGTTGTTGACGACAGAGGCGCCGGTGGCTGAAGCATAGAGGACGCGGGCCGCGGGCAATTGGTTCTGGAGGAGCACGCCGCAGATTCCCTGCTGGGATCCATCCTTGGTGCCGAGAGCGCCCTCCCCACCCGCAACGCCGCCCATCTCGTGGGCCTCGTCGAAGGCGATGACACCGTCAAAATCGGCCCCGGCCCAGTCAACCAGCTGCTTCAGGCGACCGTAGTCACCACGCATCGAACGCAGCGTCGGATAGCTGACGAACAGCACGCCCTGGTCGAGGCTGATCGGCTCATCGATCTTCCAGTTGGAGATGGGCTGAATGTCGCCGTTAAGGCCGCCAAGGGCCGTCCAGTCGCGTCGCGCGTCTTCGAGGAGCGGCGCATTCTTCGAGACCCAGATGTTGCGGCGGCGGCCCTGGAGCCAGTTGTCGAGGATGCAGGCCGCGATTTGACGACCCTTCCCCGCCCCCGTGCCGTCGCCCAGGAAGAAGCCCTTACGATAGGAATGGCCGTCTTCGGCCAGCACGAGGCCGACACCCTCCTTGTCGGGTCTGAAAGTGCCTGGGATCCACTGGGTCCAGGCATGCCCCGCGTAGACGACCGTCTCGAGTTGGGAGGCGGAGAGCAGCCGCTCGGCGACGGTGCGCTCGGGCAGCGCCGGCACATACTCTGGGACCGGCGCCGGGATCGAGCCCATGGCGACAGATTCGACGAGCGGCGTTGGATGCTCGCCAGCGCTCGCGAAGCTGATACGGCTCGGTCGATATGGAAGATAGACGCCGCTCTGCTCGAGCAGCGGCGCCGGCGTCTCAAGTTTCGCATATTCGACGGGGAGCACGTGGTTGCGTGCCGGGGCATGGTAGGCGCGGGGCGCCGGACGGCTGCTTTTGACGGCCCGGAAGAGCGAAACTCCACCTGAGCGCTTCGGCGCCGACGCTCCGCGATCGGGCTTCGCCGACGATCGTTCGGGGATGATCAGGATATCGAGCAGCTCGGCAACGGACGAACGCTGGATGAGCGCGGGGGGCGACCGGCCGGGGACCTTGTCGATGACAAACAACCGCACGGCGATCGAAGTCCCATGCTTCAGGTAGCACTTCTCGAGACGGACGGCCGCCAGGACGCTCACGTCGCGCAGGATCGTCTCATATTGCTCACGCATGCGTGCGCTCGGGCCAAACCAATCGGGCATGATGGCAACGAGCCGGCCGCCCGGTTGAAGACGGCGCAGCGCCGCTTGCAGATGACGGACTGCGGCATAGTCGTCGGCGCCGCGGCCGACCGACCTCGAAAAGGGCGGGTTCATCAGGATGAGGGTTGGTCGATCGACGCTTGCGAGGGTGGAATTGATGGTCGCACCATCGTGCCCGGTGATCGATGCTGAGGGGAAAGCCGCCTTCAATCGGCCACGGCGGAGCGGATCGAGCTCGTTCAGATGGAGCGATTCGACGTGACGGAGCTGCGCGACCAATAGGCCGTTACCCGCGCTCGGCTCGAGCACGATGTCGTCGGGCTGGACGTTGGCGAGAAGCGTCATAACCGCAGCGATGTCGACAGGTGTCGAGAATTGCTGCCATTCGATCTGATCCTCGCTGCGAACCGTCTGAGTGGGCAGGCGATCGGACAAGTCGATCAGCGCGCGGACGTCGCCGAACGCCGCAATTTTTTGGGCGCTCGACTGAAGATGGATGGCAAGGGCATGCTCGAGGAGTTCAAAGCTGGCGCGTTGTGTCCAGCGACCGTCGGCATCAGAACCGCCGAAGGCCTTGGTCATCGCGTCGTTGAGGTGACGACGCTGAATGGCCTCGTCGGAGCGCAGACGGGGTAGAAGGAGGCGCACGGCCTCGCGCTCAGCCTGGGCGGCCGCTTCGAAGAGATCGGACATGGGTGTGGTCTCCAGAGTGGGCTGCACCCTCGGCAGCGACACCCTTTCGATCCCCCTCCCCTCTCCTCCGGCGCTTCGCGCCTAGACGCGGCTCTGCTGCGCTCGGGCATCGAGCGCCTTTGCCCAATCCTTGTAGATTGGCGGCGGGGGCGCGCGTTCGATGATGAGGCCCGACCGGGCGTAATGCGCTTGGGCACTTTCGGCTGCCCTGCGCCCTTCGGAATCGTTGTCCTCGGCGACCAGGAGCGTTGTGACCGTGGGCGGAATGACGAGCTGGTTGAGCCGACGTGCGCCGAGTGAAGCCCAGCACGGGAGGTTGCTCAGGCGCGCGAAAGCGTCGGCCGTCTCAAAGCCCTCGGCGATGGCAAGGGTGTTGCCCCCTGCCCCGCCCCGCCAAGCGCCGTGCCCCGGGGCGCCAAGCATGACCTTGCGCGTGTAATGGGCGGTGTCGGGGTTCAGGAATATGCGTTGAATTGCGACCAGACGGTTTCCCTCGCGCACCGCTACCAGGAGAGCGGGTTCGAAGATCGTCTTCGGCTTGGGCAGGTAAGGGCAACGCGGATGGAAGCGAAGATCGCGTGGTGGTGGGAGGAGGTTCCGGCACTGGAGGTAGCGCTCGGCAAGGGTGCCCGGAACGTCGACCGCCTCATTCCAGATTCTTTCGACGTTCATCGGCCGCGGCGAGTCCGCCAAGGCGGGTGGCGGATAATGGCGACCCGGGCGAACAAGGCGCAGTTCACGCAGGACGTCTTCGCGCGAGCATCCTGCGAAACAGGTGACGAGAATGCAGCGATCCCCTTGCCGAATCGACAAGCTTGGATCGCGATCGCTGTGTGCGGGACAGCGGCACATCGCGACATTGCCGCTCCACGTGCCGCCCAGGGCCCCGACAATGTCGACTATCTCCTGCGATGGCCGTCTGGCTGTAAGCGGCATAATTCTACCTCCTGCTTACACGCTCGGCCCCTCCTTTCCTCTTTTCGGTCGGTCTGAGACTTGGAGACAGATTCAGCCTGCGCTCGCCTCAACGCGAACGGCTCGGAGATCATCGGTTAGTCGTCGCTTCGATTCGCGCGGCGTTCAGCATAGGCGACGACGAACTTCTCCCAGATCCGCAGCCACTCTGAATCGGTGCGCGGCCGGCTAAAATCGGGGCATCCCTTGCGGAATGCAGCCGCCATGTCATCCACTGACCACGGATGGCCCTTGGTCAGCGCGATCTGGCGGAAGACGGCCTCACGCGTGCCGTATGAGAGAGACCCGGCGGGGAACGGAAGAGTCGGCGCATCGTCCTTCGCGGGCGCGGACTTCGCTGCATGGGCCGGTTTGACCGATGATCTCGGTGCCGTTTTCGGAGCCTCGCCCCCGACGAGTCGAAGGTGCGGCCCCACGAGCTTGCGCTCCAGCGGTGCCGGTGACGGATGAAGAATGACCTTCCGCCCGGAGAGATCGACATTTGCGTTGGGATAGACCGCCGACACGATCTGCATGGTTTCGCGGACGGTCTGTCGGAAGCGCTTGCTGTCGGCCTCGTTGCCAAGGTGCTTGGCGAGCTGGTCCCATGAGATAACCTGGCCCTTGTCGGATCCAATCCGCGGGAGCCGGTAGGCAAGGTAAGTGTAGAGATCGAGCGCCGTTGGCGTACCCTTGAGCTCGCGGATGGCGATCTCATTGAGTGGCACGGCATGGTCGATGAGGTGCGAGTAGAACGCCTCGGACATACGGATTTCGCGCGCGAATGAGCCGTTCTTGTCGAGCGAACCGGCATATTCGTTGGAAATCTTGACGTCCCGGACAGCGAAGGCGTTGTCTTCCGTGTCGGTGCCGTCCCAGCGGATCTGCCACTCGCACGCCAGCAGCCGATCCACCTGCTCTCGCATCAGGTTCGCCGTCCCGCGTGGTCCATAAGACACGGTCTGGTAGCCAAGGCGGCGCATCCACTCGGTGAAATTGCGGCCAAGATAAACGTCCCGCGATTGCTTCATGACCGCCTGAGAGAGGAGGTAGATCAGGGCAACGCGTGGATAGGCGCCATAAGGCACACCAAGGCTTCGCATGACGGACTTGCCGTCGACATTCTGAAGCACTGGCCTGGGATTGATGGCCAGCGCATATTTGCCGTCCTCACGGACGATGGGCTGAGTGTCGTCCTTGGGCCGCTTGGTTGGCAGCGACATCGCACAAAGCGCGGAGTGGAGGAAGGCAGGAACCGGTTCTTCGTCCTGGACGCGCAGGAATGCGTCCAAGGTGAGCTGGGTGCCGGCGGTGGTGGCGAGCTTGCGGACGCTCTCCTCGCCGCCGTTGAGCATGGCTAGTGCGTACTGATGCCCCAGCGGCCTATGCTGATCCCCATTCATGGTCTGCCCTTCCCCCCGAATCTACCGGGGGCTGTGATGGGCATGTCTCAACAGGTTTGAGGCGTGAAATCAACCCCGTTGGCAGTTTGGGAGGGGAAAAGGCCGCGAGAGTTGCAGAAACACCGATGATGTCGGTGCCGTTCTGCGCCCTCCCCCTGCCCTCCTTCACCCAAAATCGAAAAATCAAAACGATTCGCGAATCGGTTTTTTATAGGGTGATTCTAGTAATAGGTATGAGCTCTGAGATCATCGGTCGACTCGCACCGAGATCATCGCTGATACGCACCGAGATCATCGCAAAGTACCGAGATCATCGGTGGTTATCCACAGGTAGCCGTTTGTCGCCACAATCCCAGCGCCAGACTTTGCAGCAACACGCAAAGGCACGGAGATCATCGGTCGCAGCCGCCGCCGATTGGCCAGAAAGCGCGCACATGCGCAAGGGGCTCGGAGATCATCGGTCAACTTGTAAGTCTGGTGGCCATTTTCTTGCTCGAAACCGCCAACGTGGCTATCATGGCGCATCAAACCCACAGAAGCGGACTGAGATGGCTACCGACCCCTCCCTAGCACAGCCGGACGACCTCATCGAAGGTGGTCTGGACGTGCTCCACAGAAAGTCGTTGACGATCCTCAAGCGCATTCGTGACAGCGCGGTTGATCCCGAAACCGGTCAGAAGAAGGGTCCGACCTTCCCGATTTCGAAAGCTGCTGCACTGGTCGGGCGGACGGCATCTGCTGTCCGGGAAGCGGAGCGCGACGGCCGCCTCCCCGCTCGAGGGCGGACGGGCTCCGGGCATAGGCTGCAGTATACGCTCGAAGAGCTTGATCATATGCGCGAGGTGTTTGGAACGCGTCCCTGGCGCGAGCCAACCGATACCCCGGCGATCATCTCGGTCTGCAACTTCAAGGGGGGCGTCGGCAAGTCGACGATCGCGCTGCATCTCGCCCAGCATTTTGCCATCAAGGGCTACCGGGTCCTGTTCATCGACTGCGACAGCCAGGCGTCTTCAACCATGATGTTCGGCTATCGCCCCGACGTGGACCTCGACGAGGAAGACACGCTTTACGGGCATTTTCACAATCCGGAGCTGCTTGGCGTTCGCAAGATTATCCGCAAGACGCACTTTCACAACCTCCACCTGATCCCGTCGAACCTGCGACTTTATAATCTCGAGTATGAGATCGCCGGGCACATGGCGCGAAATCAGAACATGGAGATCATCGACCTGATCGCGCAGGCCATTGATGAGGTGGTCGATGACTATGACGTCGTGATCATGGACCCGCCGCCGGCATTGGGCATGGTGTCGATGGCTGTGCTCCAGGCCGCTAACTGCATGGTCATTCCGGTGCCGCCGAGCCTTGTCGACTTCGCCTCGACGGTATCTTTCATCGACATGACGCGAACGACGATGAAGCAGCTCGAGCAACTCGCGGGGCGGGGAAGGCCGGCCTACAACTTCATCCGGCTGGTCGGCAGCCGCGTGGACGAGAGCAAGTCGATGCACCGGGAGATACTGTCGATGATGCGGCAGGTCTTCGGTGGCTCAATGACGCAGTCGGTGATGGTCACCAGCGCCGAAATCGACAATGCCAGCTCCAGGATGAAAACCGTTTTCGAACTCGACAAGCCCGTCACGTCGCACGAGGTCTACAACCGCTGCATGAAGCATCTCAGCGACGTTTGCCAGGATATTGAGCAGGACGTTCTGCGCACCTGGGCGAGCAGGGCAGGGGGCCGAATTTAGGGAGAGTTGCCACGTGGCAACTCCGATATTTCTCACGTCGGCGAGCACGGGCAATCGGGGAGTGAGACGAAGCCGGATCACCGAGTTGCCACGTGACAACAAAGTGGAAGAACCCAATAGAAGCAATATGTTAGGTAGGAATACCATGTCAGATCGCACACGGCAGGAACGTCAGTGCAAGCGCCTGGGGGCGGCGCAGTTGCCACGTGGCAACTCTGGCCTGTTGGCACCCGTCGGCGAGGGCAAGAGAGAAGGAGAAACGGGCCGATGAGCAAGGGCAACAAGGGCTTCGGCTCGATGTTCACAGAGGGGCTCGACGACGAGGAGAACCTCGATAAGGCGACCCCTGCGGACGGCATCATGGCAAGTCGCAGCCAGACGCTCGCGCGCATCGCGACGGGGAAAACGGTCGCCGACCGGACGGAGTGGGTCGATCCGGAGCGGTGCCGCCCATGGCGGATGCACAATCGCGATCTGGATCATTTGAACGAAGATAGCTGCCGCGATCTCATCGACTCCTTCCTCTCCGCCAAGAAGCAACGGATCCCCGCTATCGTTCGGCGTCTGAAAGATGACCCGAACTTCGACTTCGAGATCATCGCCGGCGTCCGCCGTTGGTGGACGGTGAAATGGCTGCGAGCGCATCACCACCCGGAGTTCGAGTATCTGGTGACGATCCAGAGTGTCACGGACGAGGAGGCGTTCCGGGTTTCAGATGTCGAGAACCGCTCGCGTAAGGACATCTCGGATTGGGAGCGGGCCAAGGAATATACGGTGGCGCTCGCGGAGTTCTACGAGGGCTCGCAGTCGCAGATGGCCGAGCATTTAAACCTTTCCAAGTCGTGGCTGAGCCGGCTTCTCGACGTTGCGCGCTTGCCCGAACCAGTTGTCGCGGCGTTCTCCGATACGCACGACATCACGGTACGCGTCGCGCGTGACATCAAGCCGCTTACCGGAGATCCGAAGGCGCTGGCGAAGATGCGCGAAGAGGCTGAACGCATCGAGGAAGAGCGCAGCCAGAAAGGCTTGAAGCTGAGCGGGCCGGAAGTCGCGAAGCGGCTCGTGAAGGCGACTGTCGCGCCAGCCGTGAAGGCTGCCGCCGAGAAGGAGATCACCGGCAAGGGGGGCAAGGTCATCCTGCGCTACACGAAAGCGCGGGGAGGGGGGCTGACGATCAAGGTGCCGCCGAAGGCTGAGGCGTCGCCCGCCGAGCTTTTGAAGGCGATCGAGGGGCTGCTGTCGTAGGGTGATGGAGCGCGGCGTCTGGCGAGGTCGCCGCCTTATATGGCGTCCCGCTTATATTTGTCGGCGATGCTCTGCGTCACGGAGTGGCGGCTTCGCAGGCCGAAGTTCGCGCGGATGAAGTCGCCGGCTTGACGCGTCCTCGCGCCTACGAACGCCTGGGCATGTCCCACGGTCGACCGGTTCTGCCGCGTGATCAGTTCTCGCTCGGGTAGGCTCACGATCCGATTTGCCAGCGTAGTGGACCCGGCAGCAACGAAGAGGGTCTCCGGTCCGATCGGAAGAGTGACATAGGATGAGGCACTACCAAGCCAGGCGAAGCTGACCGGCACGTCGAGCGGCCAATCGGAGACGAACAATTCCCGGCGATTGTTCGTCTTGATTATGCGCCAGTCCATGTTGATGAACGCTCGTCCGCGATCCGCGTCGTCGATGACCAAGCGCAGGACTTCCATCTGAAGCGCGCTCACGGCCTCGGGCGGCAGCGCCCCATCTTCGCCGCGCAGCACGGACTTCGCGGCCTCTGCGCTTGCGAGAGCGCCGACGGCGTCCTTCATGCCGCGCATATCCAGCGGTGTCCGGAACCACAGCGACATGACGAACCGGCCCCAATCCGAGCATTGCGCGTCGCTGAGCGAGTTGACCTTGCCGTCGAGGAGCAGCGCGTGAACCTTGGCCGCAGCGTCATCGATCACCTGCATGAACAGGGTTTCCATCTGCTGGGCATGCTCGGGCGGGAACCCGATCGTCTTGTACAGGTCCCGCTCGAAGCAGACGCTCTTGGGTGATGCAGGACTGCTCTCGATCTCCCCGATCCGATTGCGCCGATAGCGCAGCAGGGTGTCGCCATCCTTCCACTGGTCGAGGAGGAACTGCGGGATGAAGTGATGCCGGGACGGAGGGTTCTGTGGCTTGGATTGCACGGTGTCTGTGGTTCAAGAGGGATGAGCAAGTGAGGCGAGTAGCTTGCGCGCGCCTTGCGGGGTGACCTTCAACAGGCGCGCGACAGCGGCCGGCTGAAGGCCCGGATAGGCAAGCTGCAGGCGGGCAAGGAGAGGGGCCTTGCTCCGCTTCGTGACGGCCAGATCGGTCTGGATGCGCGACGCCGCACGCTCGATCGCGTCGAGGTCGCGCAAGCCAGCATGCGCCGTCCGACCGATCGCCTGGGCCAAGGTCTCTGCCAGATCGGCGGGGGAGGGGGGCAGAAACTTGGACATCAGGATGAACGAGGGGATCACGCGGGTCGTGAAGCCAGCGCGGCACAGCATCCGCGGTACGGCGGCGGCGATCAGCCAGTTTCGATCGCGTCCACGGGGAGGCAGCTCGAGAGCGCGACCATCGACGCTGACGACATCCCAGCTGCCTGGTGCCGCTGGTTCGGTCAGCGCGAACAGCTGGAAAATGCGGTTGGCGACAGAGAGGAGGTCACCGGAAGGGAAGGGGGCGTCCGCCACGGTTCGCAGCTGTCGCCACATCGGCCCGAAGTGCGCCAAGTCTTCGGCCGCATAAACCTTCGCCTCGGTGCGGTCATCGAGTACCGTACGGAGCACGTTGAGCGTGGCGCGGCCGAGCGAATCCTTGAGATCCTCGTCGCGGCTGAGCGCAAGGTGGAAGACGGCGGCAACCGAGATCGGATCGTTGAGGCCTTCGGAAGCGCGGGGAGGGGGTGTGCGGCCGGCGATCCAGTCCTGCAGGTCGCGCACCGCGATCGGCACGCCGGCGAGGCCGGCCAGGACGGTGGCGCCTTCCAGGCGCGAGCGCGCGAGAAAGATGTCGGCGCATGGACTACCGTGCAATCGGCCATCGAGGCGCCCGAGCAGGAGCAGGCTGTCGTCGGCGCGCAGGTTGTCTGTCCGCGTCATAGGATGGCGACAATGCCATGGCGGGAAACCAAAGTCAGCAGTTCGTTTCTACATCCGTGACCTCCCGAAAGTGGACATTCGATAATTGCAGTTATCACATAAGCATATTTGACGAGTCTATATAAGGTGCCGTAAGCATCGCTGTCGGTTTCCCTATACGACCGGACTCTCGAGGTTAGCGTGATTTAGGCTGCCTGAGGGTTCCCAAACCGCCGGATTCTGAGCCCTAAACGACCGGACTGGCTGCTCAATGAGGGCCGCATCGCGCAAATATGCGCCAATTTCCTGCCTTTTCGCTTTCAGTCGCGATTTCGAAAAGCCTCGCCATCCATGGACCATCGCGGCGATCGAACCATCACGTCCAGGAGAAAGGATCAGACGCCGTTCCCGCGATTTGTGCTGTCGTTCGACAGGCTGATTTTCTATCACACGGGGGCAACCGTTCGGTTGCTCCCATTCTATGGATTGTGACAGATGGCTTTGATTGGCTATGCGCGCGTCTCGACGGACGAGCAGGACACGGCGGCACAGCTCGACGCGCTGCGTGCCGCTGGCTGTTCTGAGATCCTGGAAGACAAGGCGAGCGGAGGAAGCCGAAGTCGGCCGAACCTCGGACGAGCGCTCGCACGGGTAGGGCCCGGGGACACATTGCTGGTCGTCCGGATCGATCGCCTGGCGCGCTCGCTGTCGCATTTGCTCGAGATCGTCGAGACACTGCGCGCCAAAGGCGGCTACTTCCGTTCGATCAACGACCCGATCGATACGTCGAGCGCGCAAGGCATGCTGATGACGCAGATGCTCGGCGCGTTCGCTGAATTCGAGCGCGCACTGATCAGGGAGCGTACGCGGGCGGGTCTGAAGGCTGCCGGGGCGCGCGGCGCAAAACCGGGAAACCCGAAGATGCGCGCCCGTGATGCTGCAGCAATTGAGGACATTCGCTATAGCCTCAAAGAGCGCCATCTCAACGAGCTGCTCGATGGGCGCCATCGTTGGCTGCCGATCGTCCAGAGACTGAGGCCGCACTTGCCGTGGGGCCTCGTGCTCAGGCACATCCGGGCTATCACCCCGCCGACGCGGTCGTTCACCGAGCGTACGTTGGTGAAGGCGTGCCGAACTTTGGTCAACGCCGGCTACGCAGCCCCGGAAATCCTTAATCCGGCGCCGCGGTTGCCCCCAGACGCTCGGGTAGCCCTGCTTGTGGCGGACCGTATGAAAACCCATCCGGGGGCAACGTTGCGCGACATCGCATCCTGGTTGAGCAAGGATCTGCGAGAGCCGACGGCGCGGGGAGGGTTGGTGTGGTCGCCGCAAGGGGTCAAACGGGTGATTTCACAGGCCCGGAGCCTCCACTTATTGAAGGATTGAACCAGCACAAAGCAGCGTTGATCTCTATCCGACAGACATCCGAGGTAAGCCTGAGCCCGCCGCTGTAGCTGCGCGTCGAGATTTTCGTGCTTTGCGCTGCTGAGCGGCACGGACTTGTCGAACAAACGTCTGGGACCATCGGCCATCCGGCGCCAGGCAGCGTTCGATTTCACAGGGGTCCACCGTCGACACGAAGGTTTCGATGGCTGAGGGTTGGTTTGAGCCGAATAGCGTGACTCCGGTTGCGTGGGTAGGGTCCAGGATCGCGCAGACTGCGGCGAGGAGGCAGCGACGTTTGGCCATGCTCGCGACAGCCAGCGGGAACGGAGCTTCACTCTCGAAGAAATCCGGCCGCAACCGGCCGGGGGTCATCGCTGGCGATATGAACGCATTGAGCGGGATGTTCGATCG contains the following coding sequences:
- a CDS encoding tyrosine-type recombinase/integrase; this encodes MSAWHDPDCTVVDAFLEKSQFRPGSRPTYRWFLRSFEDVARRHPAVDRQMLDVWLKEMEKRWRMPTLLNQVCIVDRFLEHLVEIGLIAENPVAVLRRQYNAKQNKPIWRALASPNPDEALAALRRPAPYGSVLGDFMREHVALMRSRGYQYETQAHWLLRFDRFLQANPELAGASLETMLARWATAKPTRNHAAECQKLGRILTKARYRLDPRIPPKRFNARSEREVAREHRRPHIFSPADVRRLLDVARSYPSPDAPLRPMALYTMVVLAYCAGLRRSELAGLDLGDVDLQSDTITIRETKFYKTRILPLTGSVMAELRAYIDARRRAGAPQDPRSGLFWHDHFNDRYAPVVVSTMITNVMRRAGFKPPFGRTGPRVHDLRHSMVVNRILQWYRSGINPQDRLRYLSTYMGHRDINSTLVYITVTQDLLQEASERFRAVGAPCLNMEALS
- a CDS encoding DUF7146 domain-containing protein translates to MPLTARRPSQEIVDIVGALGGTWSGNVAMCRCPAHSDRDPSLSIRQGDRCILVTCFAGCSREDVLRELRLVRPGRHYPPPALADSPRPMNVERIWNEAVDVPGTLAERYLQCRNLLPPPRDLRFHPRCPYLPKPKTIFEPALLVAVREGNRLVAIQRIFLNPDTAHYTRKVMLGAPGHGAWRGGAGGNTLAIAEGFETADAFARLSNLPCWASLGARRLNQLVIPPTVTTLLVAEDNDSEGRRAAESAQAHYARSGLIIERAPPPPIYKDWAKALDARAQQSRV
- a CDS encoding strawberry notch-like NTP hydrolase domain-containing protein, encoding MSDLFEAAAQAEREAVRLLLPRLRSDEAIQRRHLNDAMTKAFGGSDADGRWTQRASFELLEHALAIHLQSSAQKIAAFGDVRALIDLSDRLPTQTVRSEDQIEWQQFSTPVDIAAVMTLLANVQPDDIVLEPSAGNGLLVAQLRHVESLHLNELDPLRRGRLKAAFPSASITGHDGATINSTLASVDRPTLILMNPPFSRSVGRGADDYAAVRHLQAALRRLQPGGRLVAIMPDWFGPSARMREQYETILRDVSVLAAVRLEKCYLKHGTSIAVRLFVIDKVPGRSPPALIQRSSVAELLDILIIPERSSAKPDRGASAPKRSGGVSLFRAVKSSRPAPRAYHAPARNHVLPVEYAKLETPAPLLEQSGVYLPYRPSRISFASAGEHPTPLVESVAMGSIPAPVPEYVPALPERTVAERLLSASQLETVVYAGHAWTQWIPGTFRPDKEGVGLVLAEDGHSYRKGFFLGDGTGAGKGRQIAACILDNWLQGRRRNIWVSKNAPLLEDARRDWTALGGLNGDIQPISNWKIDEPISLDQGVLFVSYPTLRSMRGDYGRLKQLVDWAGADFDGVIAFDEAHEMGGVAGGEGALGTKDGSQQGICGVLLQNQLPAARVLYASATGASVVNNLAYAVRLGLWGPGTAFPDREQFISSISKGGIAAMELVARDLKATGLYMARALSFAGVEYDILRHELTAAQIEIYDTYADAWQVLCAAAHKIDYREVAIM
- a CDS encoding site-specific integrase, translated to MLKLHDELIAELSNLLTTQNYNPVVVANHRLYARAFLDYLAECDMQVETVTPAQVDQYFAYAIRDFEAQYGRPPCARWQMLPRTSINKLLRLAQGKWPPEPEMTEPETAYRQAICCEYEAWLRDERGLASATIAALMWEARNFLRWRFERGGAASLGTLSIVEVDLYMDMRAPGLRRKSLADVAERLRSVVRYLHRTGRIPTDLTPHIIGPMLYAYEDVPSTLDKSQIAAVLATTKKDGSPRGMRDFAVLQLLATYGLREGEICRLRLEDVNWRGESLRIRHTKTNAYSYMPLLAPVGEALLDYLRHGRPQVEGREIFIRSCAPYIAMTNLYGMIRGRLAAAGVEPPGKRGAHVFRHARAVELLRASVPQKIIGDVLGHRSIESTNAYLKLATDDLRAVALDVPGSEMLS